The Oxobacter pfennigii genome has a window encoding:
- a CDS encoding amino acid ABC transporter ATP-binding protein — protein sequence MNIIEAQQLTKRFGQLTVFENINVNVKKGEVVAIIGPSGSGKSTFLRCLNNLEEIDEGSVYVENQKLDYKNKKALKEITTKMGMVFQNFNLFPHMTALENVMAAPITVKKEPKGEVMERAKGLLKKVGLEDKMDSYPAKLSGGQKQRVAIARALAMKPDIMLFDEPTSALDPELVGEVLNVIKDLANEGMTMLVVTHEMGFAKEVADRVIFMDGGKIVEEDIPENIFSNPKEQRTKMFLEKIL from the coding sequence ATGAATATAATTGAAGCTCAGCAATTGACTAAAAGATTCGGACAGCTGACAGTCTTTGAAAATATAAACGTAAATGTAAAAAAGGGAGAAGTAGTCGCCATCATCGGGCCTTCAGGCTCAGGCAAGAGTACATTTTTAAGGTGTTTAAACAATCTTGAAGAAATAGACGAAGGCAGTGTCTATGTTGAAAATCAGAAACTGGACTATAAAAATAAAAAGGCTCTAAAGGAAATAACCACCAAAATGGGAATGGTATTTCAGAATTTTAACCTCTTTCCTCATATGACGGCATTGGAGAATGTCATGGCTGCTCCTATTACTGTTAAAAAAGAACCAAAGGGAGAGGTGATGGAAAGGGCTAAAGGCCTTTTGAAAAAAGTAGGGTTAGAGGATAAGATGGACAGTTACCCGGCAAAATTGTCGGGAGGACAAAAACAAAGGGTGGCTATAGCCCGTGCCCTTGCAATGAAACCTGACATAATGCTCTTTGACGAGCCCACATCGGCATTGGATCCTGAATTAGTCGGAGAGGTTTTAAATGTTATAAAGGATCTTGCCAATGAAGGCATGACCATGCTTGTAGTAACTCATGAAATGGGCTTTGCAAAAGAGGTGGCAGACAGGGTTATATTTATGGACGGCGGAAAAATTGTTGAAGAAGATATACCTGAAAATATTTTTTCCAATCCTAAAGAACAGAGAACGAAGATGTTCCTTGAAAAGATACTGTAA
- a CDS encoding methyltetrahydrofolate cobalamin methyltransferase translates to MIIIGEKINGTIPSVKKAIEEKDEEFIKNLAVKQAEAGADYIDVCASTAPEIEAQTLIWLMNLIQSVVDKPLCIDSPNPKIIAEVFEHAKRPGIINSISEEGDKTQVIFPIIKGTDWQVIALTCDNRGIPSDVQTRVDITKIIVEKASKYDITPDRIHVDPLVMAMSAENKSLLQFVEALTKIKELFPTIKITSGLSNISFGMPLRKVINQHFLTIAMFAGMDSAIMDPINRDLYTSLLTTNALMGRDRLCRNFTNAYRKNKIGPVKTE, encoded by the coding sequence TTGATAATTATAGGTGAAAAAATCAATGGCACCATCCCCAGCGTTAAAAAGGCAATTGAAGAAAAAGATGAAGAATTCATAAAAAACCTTGCTGTCAAGCAAGCAGAAGCAGGTGCCGATTATATTGATGTGTGCGCAAGCACTGCTCCTGAAATCGAGGCACAAACATTAATATGGCTTATGAATTTAATACAAAGCGTTGTAGATAAGCCCCTTTGCATTGACAGTCCTAATCCAAAGATAATAGCAGAGGTTTTTGAACATGCAAAAAGACCAGGTATTATTAACTCAATTTCAGAAGAGGGAGATAAAACCCAAGTCATTTTTCCTATTATAAAGGGAACAGATTGGCAGGTAATTGCATTAACCTGTGATAACAGAGGTATTCCGTCAGATGTGCAGACCAGGGTTGATATAACAAAGATTATTGTAGAAAAGGCCTCCAAATATGACATAACTCCCGATAGAATACATGTTGACCCCCTGGTTATGGCCATGTCGGCAGAAAATAAATCCTTGCTTCAATTTGTTGAGGCACTGACAAAAATAAAAGAACTGTTTCCAACCATAAAAATTACCTCGGGCTTAAGCAATATATCCTTTGGGATGCCTTTGAGAAAGGTTATAAACCAGCACTTTTTAACCATAGCCATGTTTGCAGGTATGGATTCAGCCATAATGGACCCTATAAACAGAGATTTATATACATCCCTTTTAACTACAAATGCGTTAATGGGACGTGACAGGCTATGCAGGAATTTTACCAATGCATACAGGAAAAATAAAATCGGTCCCGTTAAAACAGAATAA
- a CDS encoding ASKHA domain-containing protein, protein MASHKVQFQPNNVEIAVQSGTTIMEALDEAKIYYDFPCGGIGKCGKCKVKVLKGAQKPTSKEEKHLDEKEIEEGIRLACMTEIQNDITVELLNVRKMEHNILITSEEKAVKIEPHIKKVPIEIERPLLGDQRSDLHRVKDSLSRKGYRHDDLKASLTVMQKLPETLRHSGFKATAVMYENEIMEIESGDTTKTMLGVAFDIGTTTIVGYLLDLYTGEELAIASTLNPQTKYGADVISRINFANNEEDGIKKLHDAVIEAINKLIGEACDKASVKRSSVYGVSIAANTTMHHLFIGTSPKNIGISPYVSSVSEPLAIDAKELGIDINTGGKIFVLPNIAGFVGADTSAVILSTEMYKSDVVKLAIDIGTNGEIALGSKEKMFACSAAAGPAFEGAQISSGMRGAAGAIDHVYFKDKLEYTVIGDVKPIGICGSALLDVVAGLIELGIVDKRGRILSPDKLTNPEALKFKDNITEHEGQAAFLLADKNKTGSGKAVMVTQSDIRELQLAKGAMATGVKVLMEVLNIQVDEIKEVLLAGAFGNYLTPHSACVIGLIPMELESKIKMVGNAAGTGSRIALLSAGEFLKAGEIAEFVGFVELGSHPKFNSYFGECSYFKVPR, encoded by the coding sequence ATGGCAAGTCACAAGGTGCAGTTTCAGCCTAATAATGTTGAAATAGCAGTACAAAGCGGAACCACAATAATGGAGGCTCTTGATGAGGCTAAGATTTACTACGATTTTCCCTGCGGCGGAATAGGCAAATGCGGAAAATGCAAGGTTAAGGTTTTAAAAGGTGCGCAAAAGCCAACTTCCAAAGAGGAGAAGCATCTTGATGAGAAGGAAATAGAAGAAGGCATACGCTTAGCATGCATGACGGAAATACAAAATGACATTACTGTAGAACTTTTGAATGTAAGAAAGATGGAGCACAATATTTTAATTACATCTGAAGAAAAGGCAGTAAAAATAGAACCCCATATAAAGAAGGTGCCAATTGAGATAGAAAGGCCTCTTTTAGGTGACCAGAGGTCGGACCTTCATAGGGTAAAGGACAGTTTGAGCAGGAAAGGTTACAGACATGATGATTTGAAGGCTTCACTTACAGTTATGCAAAAGCTTCCGGAGACCCTGCGCCATTCAGGCTTTAAAGCTACTGCCGTAATGTATGAAAATGAGATTATGGAGATAGAGTCCGGTGATACCACAAAAACCATGCTGGGCGTGGCTTTTGATATAGGAACTACTACAATAGTAGGATATCTTTTGGACCTTTATACAGGAGAGGAGCTTGCAATTGCATCCACCTTAAATCCCCAGACAAAATACGGAGCCGATGTAATTTCACGCATCAATTTTGCCAACAATGAGGAAGATGGAATAAAAAAATTACATGATGCAGTAATAGAAGCCATAAACAAATTAATCGGTGAAGCATGCGATAAAGCTTCTGTAAAAAGAAGCAGCGTATATGGTGTATCCATTGCCGCAAATACCACAATGCATCATTTATTTATAGGAACAAGCCCTAAAAATATAGGAATATCCCCTTATGTATCATCTGTAAGCGAGCCCTTGGCTATAGATGCAAAAGAACTTGGAATTGATATAAATACCGGCGGAAAAATTTTTGTTCTTCCAAACATAGCAGGTTTTGTAGGAGCGGATACATCGGCAGTTATTCTATCTACGGAAATGTATAAAAGCGATGTAGTTAAACTTGCTATAGATATCGGTACCAACGGAGAAATTGCCTTAGGGTCAAAAGAAAAAATGTTTGCATGCTCTGCAGCAGCAGGCCCTGCCTTTGAGGGTGCTCAGATAAGCAGCGGTATGAGAGGTGCAGCCGGTGCCATAGACCATGTATATTTTAAAGATAAATTAGAATATACTGTCATAGGCGATGTTAAGCCCATAGGCATATGCGGTTCAGCGCTTTTGGATGTGGTGGCAGGGCTTATCGAGCTTGGAATTGTAGATAAGAGAGGAAGAATTCTAAGCCCTGATAAATTAACCAATCCTGAAGCTCTTAAATTCAAGGATAATATAACAGAGCATGAAGGCCAGGCGGCATTTTTACTTGCCGATAAAAATAAAACAGGCAGCGGCAAGGCAGTAATGGTTACACAAAGCGATATACGTGAGCTTCAGCTGGCAAAGGGCGCCATGGCAACTGGGGTAAAGGTACTTATGGAGGTTCTTAATATACAGGTGGATGAAATTAAAGAGGTATTATTGGCCGGAGCCTTTGGAAATTATTTGACACCCCACAGCGCATGCGTTATAGGATTGATTCCTATGGAATTGGAGAGTAAAATAAAAATGGTGGGCAATGCTGCCGGAACAGGATCAAGAATTGCCTTGCTTTCAGCCGGAGAATTCTTAAAGGCCGGAGAAATAGCTGAATTTGTAGGCTTTGTTGAACTGGGAAGCCACCCCAAATTCAACAGTTATTTCGGTGAATGTTCCTACTTTAAAGTACCCCGCTAA
- a CDS encoding MFS transporter, protein MNNDQNKKIVLFIATLGAFVVPFMMSSVNVALPSISKELSMSTVALSWISLSYSLATAIFVFPFGRLADILGRKKLLLWGMIGLSISSALCGLTFNSAMLIIARVLQGISGATVSVTVVSILTSVYPPGERGKVLGLNVAMTYAGLSTGPFLGGLLTEYLGWRSIFIITVVLLIIVVVLLLNLKQEWAEATDESFDYKGAAIYGIALFGIVCGFSLIRSLSGIILMVIGFIALIVFYNFETKVEHPIMDMNLLKENRILTFSSLAALINYSATSALSYLLSLYLQYIKVLDPTQAGLILMAQPVVMALFSPVAGRISDRIEPQKVASIGMAITAAGLAFFIFLSQGTSVIYIVAGLLTLGFGFALFSSPNTNAVMSSVEKRYYGVASGILGAARTVGQTFSLGITSLIMALYMGNESINASNQTAFIGAVKVTFSILTVLCIAGIFASVARGKINRSGQDL, encoded by the coding sequence TTGAACAATGATCAAAACAAAAAAATCGTATTATTTATCGCAACTCTTGGAGCATTTGTCGTACCTTTCATGATGTCAAGTGTAAACGTAGCATTACCTTCCATCAGCAAAGAATTATCCATGAGTACAGTTGCCTTAAGCTGGATTTCACTGTCTTATTCCCTGGCAACGGCAATATTTGTATTTCCCTTCGGGAGGCTGGCAGATATACTTGGCAGAAAAAAGCTTCTTTTATGGGGTATGATTGGACTCAGCATTTCATCGGCGTTATGCGGGCTTACCTTTAATTCTGCAATGCTTATTATAGCCAGGGTGCTGCAGGGCATAAGCGGGGCTACCGTATCGGTGACCGTTGTTTCTATATTGACTTCCGTATACCCGCCGGGAGAAAGAGGCAAGGTTTTAGGCTTAAATGTTGCAATGACTTATGCCGGTTTATCTACAGGACCTTTTTTGGGAGGATTACTGACGGAGTATTTGGGCTGGAGAAGTATTTTTATAATCACTGTGGTTTTACTGATAATTGTTGTTGTGCTGCTTTTAAATTTAAAGCAGGAATGGGCAGAAGCAACGGATGAGAGCTTCGATTACAAGGGTGCGGCTATTTATGGTATAGCGCTGTTTGGTATTGTGTGCGGTTTTTCACTTATAAGGTCATTATCAGGTATTATTCTTATGGTTATAGGCTTTATTGCACTTATAGTATTTTATAATTTTGAAACTAAGGTTGAACACCCCATAATGGATATGAACTTGCTCAAAGAAAACAGAATATTAACCTTTTCTTCGTTGGCAGCATTGATTAATTACAGCGCTACTTCTGCCTTGAGCTATCTCTTGAGCCTTTACCTTCAATATATAAAGGTATTGGACCCCACTCAGGCAGGCTTAATCCTTATGGCACAGCCTGTTGTAATGGCCCTGTTCTCTCCTGTTGCCGGAAGAATATCCGACAGGATAGAACCTCAAAAGGTTGCGTCCATAGGCATGGCTATAACCGCAGCCGGGCTGGCATTCTTTATATTTTTATCCCAAGGTACTTCCGTTATATATATAGTTGCGGGTTTATTAACCTTAGGCTTTGGATTTGCCCTTTTTTCATCACCAAATACAAATGCGGTAATGAGCTCTGTGGAAAAGAGATATTACGGAGTTGCTTCGGGAATATTAGGGGCTGCCAGAACTGTAGGCCAAACCTTCAGCCTGGGAATTACATCTCTCATAATGGCTCTATATATGGGAAATGAATCAATAAATGCAAGCAATCAGACGGCTTTTATAGGTGCAGTCAAAGTCACCTTTTCTATACTCACGGTATTGTGCATAGCAGGTATATTTGCTTCCGTTGCCAGGGGGAAAATAAACAGGTCAGGGCAAGATCTGTAA
- a CDS encoding cobalamin B12-binding domain-containing protein: MVDLKALTTSVGELDEEKVLEVLNEFVASNPSEEDAQKVVAACQSGMSIVGDLYEKGEYFVGDLIFAGELLTNAINTLKPVLGSGSAAKSGTIVLGTVAGDLHDIGKNIFKSMCEAAGFEVIDLGIDQPASAFVEKVKEVKPVAVGMSGVLTLALEAMKDTVDALKEAGLRDSVKIIIGGNPVTKEACAQIGADAFTTNAAEGVKICQGWV, encoded by the coding sequence ATGGTCGACTTAAAAGCTTTGACAACATCAGTAGGAGAATTGGATGAAGAAAAGGTGCTTGAGGTGCTGAATGAATTTGTGGCTTCAAATCCATCGGAAGAGGATGCTCAAAAAGTGGTAGCAGCTTGCCAGAGCGGTATGTCAATTGTAGGTGATCTGTATGAAAAAGGAGAATACTTCGTAGGTGACCTTATTTTTGCAGGAGAGCTTTTGACAAATGCAATAAACACTTTAAAACCTGTATTGGGAAGCGGAAGTGCTGCAAAATCCGGTACAATAGTACTTGGAACAGTTGCCGGAGATTTACATGACATAGGCAAGAACATATTCAAGAGCATGTGTGAAGCAGCAGGCTTTGAAGTTATTGACCTCGGCATAGACCAGCCTGCCAGCGCATTTGTTGAAAAAGTAAAAGAAGTAAAACCTGTGGCAGTTGGTATGAGCGGAGTATTAACGCTTGCACTTGAAGCCATGAAGGATACTGTAGATGCTCTTAAAGAAGCAGGATTAAGAGACAGTGTTAAGATTATAATCGGTGGAAACCCTGTTACAAAGGAAGCATGCGCACAGATAGGAGCAGATGCATTCACAACTAACGCAGCTGAAGGCGTTAAAATTTGCCAGGGTTGGGTTTAA
- a CDS encoding uroporphyrinogen decarboxylase family protein, with amino-acid sequence MDNNEVKKLQEERISLYDDFYNNKLPKRLPVDAMRMSLNMLAEYSGKNIFNVQFDYSQLAEAHEKVTNELYSDVSPLAGAGVATRIPSFYQILGSQSFVMGGSGLMQHPEVVGMLEEDYDALIEDPYACLLERVIPRQYKALDSNNTASTSKVIPMAQAALRDNAAAIGAIVQKATEEKGYYPGPPRGSAGFGAAPYDFLADQLRSFSGISKDIRRNRNKVKEACEALYPLMLKYAMPAKPSPQGIVSTPLHMPTFMREKDVVDVWLPTYKKMVEQLAAAGARVNAFCEHDWMRYLDLLTELPAGTILRFEYGDPQTIKDKLGKKYIISGLYPINLIKTGTKQQVIDKAKEILDIMMPGGGYLFGFDKGALVYKDINMENYIALAEFVRDYAVYENAGESFGTPLNSEGFKLEPAPVKSKYIFDWEEFKGKYPYTPEFAKANFQGYDDEMFRFYLNLLV; translated from the coding sequence ATGGATAATAACGAAGTAAAGAAGCTTCAGGAAGAAAGAATATCGTTATATGATGATTTCTACAACAACAAATTGCCTAAAAGATTGCCGGTAGACGCTATGAGAATGTCTCTTAATATGCTGGCTGAATACAGCGGAAAGAATATTTTTAATGTACAGTTTGATTATTCGCAGCTAGCCGAAGCTCATGAAAAGGTAACAAACGAATTGTATTCCGATGTAAGCCCATTAGCAGGAGCCGGAGTTGCCACCAGAATACCTTCTTTTTATCAAATATTAGGTTCTCAGTCATTTGTTATGGGCGGCAGCGGATTAATGCAGCATCCCGAGGTTGTGGGCATGCTGGAGGAAGATTATGACGCTCTCATTGAAGACCCATATGCCTGCTTGCTGGAAAGGGTAATCCCCAGACAATATAAAGCTCTTGATTCAAATAACACGGCGTCTACATCAAAGGTTATACCCATGGCTCAGGCTGCTTTAAGGGACAATGCAGCGGCAATAGGAGCAATTGTTCAAAAAGCTACGGAAGAAAAAGGGTATTACCCGGGACCGCCAAGAGGATCAGCAGGCTTTGGAGCAGCTCCTTATGATTTCCTGGCTGACCAGTTAAGAAGTTTTTCAGGAATTTCAAAGGATATAAGAAGGAACAGAAACAAAGTTAAAGAAGCTTGTGAAGCACTGTACCCTCTGATGTTAAAATATGCTATGCCCGCTAAACCGTCTCCTCAGGGAATTGTTTCGACGCCATTGCATATGCCTACATTTATGAGGGAAAAAGATGTCGTTGACGTATGGCTTCCCACATACAAAAAGATGGTGGAACAGCTGGCAGCGGCAGGAGCACGTGTCAATGCATTCTGCGAGCATGACTGGATGAGATATTTAGACCTTTTGACTGAATTGCCTGCAGGCACAATTTTGCGTTTTGAATATGGTGATCCTCAGACTATAAAAGATAAGCTTGGTAAGAAATATATCATATCAGGTTTGTATCCTATTAATTTAATAAAGACAGGAACAAAACAGCAGGTTATTGATAAAGCAAAAGAGATACTTGATATCATGATGCCCGGCGGCGGATATTTATTCGGCTTTGATAAAGGTGCTCTTGTGTACAAAGATATCAATATGGAAAATTATATCGCCTTAGCTGAATTTGTACGCGATTATGCGGTATATGAAAATGCGGGAGAAAGCTTTGGAACACCGTTAAACAGCGAAGGCTTCAAATTGGAGCCTGCGCCTGTTAAATCAAAATATATTTTTGATTGGGAAGAATTCAAGGGAAAATATCCTTACACTCCTGAATTCGCAAAGGCAAATTTCCAGGGCTATGATGATGAAATGTTCAGATTCTACCTGAACTTGCTGGTCTAA
- a CDS encoding DMT family transporter — protein sequence MNKYRVWLLLVLCNLFWAGNYVLGKYIVAEMTPLWLTFSRWFIASLLLLIIAYFTEKPSFSAIKKEWFLLLIMGVLGVICYNLILYSALDYTSSTNASMINSLNPGIMAVFSVIFLKEKFSPLQASGVAVSLIGVFVILTQGNLDKIFEINYNRGDLLMLLAISIWTAYSVIVKKLKFVPPITATAVSSLFAVIILSPFAIAEGIDFTKISSTAILGIIFLIFFPSVCSFIFWNISIREIGASKAGVFLNLIPVFTVIITLFLGQDLSMSQIIGGLLVFAGVYVTTGALDKKLVNKGQ from the coding sequence ATGAACAAGTATCGTGTCTGGCTGCTGCTGGTTTTATGTAATTTATTCTGGGCAGGTAATTATGTATTGGGAAAATATATTGTGGCAGAGATGACACCCCTCTGGCTGACATTTTCCCGCTGGTTTATAGCCTCACTCTTATTGCTTATAATTGCATATTTTACTGAAAAACCAAGTTTCAGCGCAATAAAAAAAGAGTGGTTTTTACTTTTAATCATGGGCGTTTTAGGAGTGATATGTTATAATCTTATACTTTATTCTGCCTTAGACTATACATCCTCAACAAATGCCTCTATGATAAATTCATTAAACCCGGGAATTATGGCGGTATTTTCGGTGATTTTCTTGAAAGAAAAATTTTCTCCCCTTCAGGCTTCAGGAGTAGCTGTTTCTTTAATAGGCGTATTTGTAATACTCACTCAAGGCAATTTAGATAAAATATTTGAAATAAACTATAATAGGGGAGACCTATTGATGCTCCTTGCGATTTCAATATGGACAGCCTACTCCGTTATAGTAAAAAAGCTGAAATTTGTTCCTCCTATAACTGCAACGGCTGTGTCCTCCCTATTTGCCGTTATTATACTTTCTCCCTTTGCCATAGCGGAGGGTATTGATTTTACAAAGATAAGCTCAACTGCTATTTTAGGAATTATCTTTTTAATATTCTTTCCCTCGGTATGCTCATTTATATTCTGGAATATTTCAATACGTGAAATAGGTGCCAGTAAAGCCGGAGTATTTTTAAACTTAATACCCGTTTTCACTGTAATAATAACATTATTTTTAGGACAGGACCTTTCAATGTCTCAAATTATCGGCGGCCTTTTAGTTTTTGCCGGGGTATATGTTACGACAGGTGCACTGGATAAAAAATTGGTAAATAAGGGACAATAA